From one Salvia miltiorrhiza cultivar Shanhuang (shh) unplaced genomic scaffold, IMPLAD_Smil_shh fragScaff_scaffold_173, whole genome shotgun sequence genomic stretch:
- the LOC131002669 gene encoding uncharacterized protein LOC131002669: protein MKDAIVIGEMIRKAREMVHKVSAEEKESKYFKDSLVAASKIIGVKIDVNGKLPSKLPEGLEPETDPYWYMDEVHAAVDAASSDAALEKTRHVDVDIPSFSLNVDEVDQNPETNAGVIHGSVTENHGQNGGGQDDMTGDVLEQNEGGNTMETYTEIQNKDGVNDGPVPENGEGITGENVEGIAASKELANVQHAVGVQHAVSKEKMVRSSTMDEIMTDAATGSEKVQGDNVSDVVVARKTVRRSNRFLTLTKDGLNDGLVPENGEGIAGEKVEGIAASKELANVQHAVVVQHAVSKEKMVQSSTMDEVFDY from the exons ATGAAGGACGCGATAGTAATTGGTGAGATGATCCGTAAAGCACGTGAGATGGTCCATAAAGTTTCAGCTGAGGAGAAGGAGTCAAAGTACTTCAAGGATAGCTTGGTAGCAGCTTCAAAAATTATAGGAGTAAAGATTGATGTCAATGGGAAGTTGCCTTCTAAGTTGCCTGAGGGACTGGAACCTGAAACTGACCCATATTGGTATATGGACGAAGTTCACGCTGCAGTTGATGCAGCTTCATCTGACGCTGCGCTTGAGAAAACAAGGCATGTGGATGTTGATATCCCGAGTTTCTCACTAAACGTTGATGAAGTCGACCAAAACCCTGAGACCAAT GCTGGGGTTATACATGGAAGCGTGACTGAAAACCATGGACAAAACGGTGGAGGCCAAGATGACATGACTGGGGAT GTCTTGGAACAAAATGAAGGAGGAAATACAATGGAGACATACACTGAGATTCAGAATAAg GATGGGGTTAACGATGGACCAGTTCCTGAAAACGGTGAAGGCATAACTGGTGAAAACGTTGAAGGCATAGCTGCATCAAAGGAATTAGCAAACGTCCAGCACGCCGTCGGTGTCCAGCACGCCGTTAGTAAGGAGAAAATGGTTCGAAGTTCAACCATGGATGAG atTATGACTGATGCTGCAACTGGAAGTGAAAAGGTTCAAGGCGACAATGTTAGTGACGTTGTCGTTGCTCGGAAGACAGTAAGACGTTCTAACAGG TTCTTAACTTTGACAAAGGATGGGCTTAACGATGGACTAGTTCCTGAAAACGGTGAAGGCATAGCTGGTGAAAAAGTTGAAGGCATAGCTGCATCAAAGGAATTAGCAAACGTCCAGCACGCCGTCGTTGTCCAGCACGCCGTTAGTAAGGAGAAAATGGTTCAAAGTTCAACCATGGATGAGGTATTTGATTACTAA